The window ATTTTTAATTTCTCTCGCCACTCTTTTATTTTCTGATGATTTCCTGATAACAACACTTTTGGCACTTTCAGGACTTTTATTCTACCAAATTTATCTTTAATTGTCAAGATGGCTGGCCGAGTATATTGAGGATATTCACGAAGAATTTTCAATTTTAAATTTTTAATTTTTAAATCAGTTTCTTCAACTAATGACTCGGCCTTGATCACGCCAGGAATAAGTCTTGTGACTGCATCAACGATGACCATGGCTGGTAATTCACCGCCGGTTAAAATATAAGGGCCAACCGAGATTTTTTCGTCAACCAATTTTTCCACTCGAGCATCAACACCTTCGTAATGACCACAAATTAAGATTAGACGCTTTAATTTTGAATATCTTTGTGCTATTTTTTGGTTAAATTGTTTTCCTTGCGGCGTCAATAAAATAATTTTGTAATTTGTACTTTGTAATTTAGGCCTTTTTAAAATTGAAGAAATCGCTTTATATATTGGTTCAACCTTGAGTATCATTCCTGGTCCACCCCCATAAGGCTTATCATCAACAGTTCGATGTTTATCGGAAGCGAAGTTACGTAAATTATGAATTATAATTTTAATTAACTTTTTCTTTTGGGCGCGCTTGAGAATGGAAGTATTAAAATACTGCTCAAAGACATTAGGAAAAAGAGTGAGAATATCAAATTGCATAACTCGATTTTAATTTTTTTAAAAAAATTGTCAAAAACAAAAACCGGTTGCCAAAGACAACCGATTTTTGTTTTAAATTTTAGAGTTTTAAGTCTTCGGTGGAAGTAGAGGTGCTTGCTTTTGCACGTTGTGTTGAGCCAGCCGGTTCTTCGATTTTTAAATTT is drawn from Patescibacteria group bacterium and contains these coding sequences:
- the trmD gene encoding tRNA (guanosine(37)-N1)-methyltransferase TrmD → MQFDILTLFPNVFEQYFNTSILKRAQKKKLIKIIIHNLRNFASDKHRTVDDKPYGGGPGMILKVEPIYKAISSILKRPKLQSTNYKIILLTPQGKQFNQKIAQRYSKLKRLILICGHYEGVDARVEKLVDEKISVGPYILTGGELPAMVIVDAVTRLIPGVIKAESLVEETDLKIKNLKLKILREYPQYTRPAILTIKDKFGRIKVLKVPKVLLSGNHQKIKEWREKLK